The DNA segment CCCCCTGATCCTGGCTGGTCCCTGTCCGCCCACTGGGTTCACCCTCAGGCAGCCGGAGGACAATCCGCAGGCCCGGCTGTGACGAAGACCATATGACACTATGATCCACAAACCAGCCGGGACCCGGGTTCATCCGCGTTCCGACTGCAATTCTTCGGAGGACAGCCATGAAAATCCGTCAGAGCATCACAGGAATAATGTTGACCGCAGCATTGGTCGGGCTTGTCGGCTGTGGGACCGCTGAGGACTCGGGGAGCACCGAGACGGAGGGGCCGAGCGCACCTCCGGTAGCCACCAGCACCCCGGCCGCCTCCAGTCCAGCTGCCGCGCCGGCCGAGACCACCGAGTCAGCTGAGGCCCCGGCCGAGGCGGCCGAAGAAGTGGTCATCACCATCACAGACTTTGAGTTCGAAGTTTCCGGACCGGTCGCTCCGGGCGCCGAAGTGACTGTCATCAACAATGATGCAGTCGGCCACACTGTCACCTCGGATGAGGAAGGCGTGTTCGACACGCCCGTCGGGCCGACCGAAACTGTCACCTTCACGGCTCCCGAGGACGCCGGCGAGTACTCCTTCTTCTGCATGCCGCACCCGGCCATGATTAGCACACTGGTCGTCGAAGGGTGAGCAACCGGGTACTCCCACGCAACCGCCCGGTGCTGGTCGGTCTTCGCGTAGCCATCGCCATCGGACTGGCGATCGATGCCTTCGTCCATGTGCAGCTCGCCGCCAACTATCAGATCGCGTATCCAGGTGGGATGGGCGGTGGCACGCTGTTCTGGCTACAGGCGGCCGCAGCGGTGCTGGCGGCTTTCTACGTCCTCCTCCGAGGCAGCAGGTTGTCCTACCTCATTGCCGCGGTAGTGGCTTTATCAGCATTCGTGGCCGTGGTGGTGTCGGCGTACGTACAGCTTCCCGCCATCGGTCCCATTCCCGCGATGTATGAGCCGATCTGGTTCTTCGAAAAAACCCTGAGCGCGGTCGCTGAGGGCTTAGCTGGAATCCTCGCCCTCGTGGCGTTCTTCCTCCTGGGGCGGAGTACCCGGGAGGGCTAGGGCGTGTCTCCCAAATGGTTTCTGATCTTTTTGGAATGCTGGAGGGATGTCGCGCACAGCCACGTTGACCGATGCCCAATGGGCTCGGATTGAACCCTTGATGCCGAGTTCGGATGGATGCCGCGGGCGACCGTTCGGTGACCACCGGCTGATCGTTGAGGGCATCATCTACCGGTTTCGTGTCGGGGTGCCCTGGCGGGATCTGCCCGGGTGTTTCGGACCGTGGAAAACAGTATGGAAGCGGCACCGCCGCTTCAGCGGCGATGGCACTTGGGACAAGATCCACACCCGGCTTCTGGCCGAGGCCGACGCGGCCGGGATGATCGATTGGGAGGTCTCCGTGGACTCCACGGTGAACCGCGCCCACCAGCACGGAACCAACCTTCCCCGCACCACAGGGGGAGCTATCGAATTACACGAATCTGCTCGACGAACCCCCTGACCATGCGGTCGGGCGCTCCAGAGGCGGACTGACCACGAAGATCCACCACCTGTGCGATGGGAAAATGCGGCCACTGGTCATGCTGATCGGGCCGGGGCAGGGCGGTGATTCCCCGATGTTCTTGCACCTGATCGATTCACTCCATGTTCCCCGGATCGGCCCGGGCAGAGCCCGCTCGCGGCCGGACCGCGCGCTGGGCGATAAAGCATACTCCTCCAAGGCGAACCGGGAACTGCTGCGCAGCCGTGGTATCCAGGCAGTTATCCCGGAACGCTCGGACCAGGAAGCAAACCGGAAACGCCGTGGCCGCAACGGCGGCAGACCCATCGGCCTCGACAAAGAGGCGTACAAGCGCCGAAACGTCGTTGAACGTTCATTCAACACATTCAAGCAATGGCGCGGTCTCGCGACCCGCTACGACAAACTCGCACTCACCTACCGCGGAGGAGTCCTGCTCCGCGCGATAACCATCTGGCTCAACGAATTAGGAGACACGCCCTAGGCCTGCGCTGGCACTCCAGCGCTGGCCCTGCCATGCTGGCACCCTTCCGATGGTTGCTGTCCTGGCAGTCACCGGTGCCGGGGACCAGCGAGCCGGTGACTACAGTAGAACCGTGCCGGCCGAATCGTTCAACCTGAAATCGATCGCCGTCGGCGCGTATGGTCCATCCCTCCTCTACGGAGTGGCGACGGGTGCCATCCTGCCGGTCATCGCGCTGTCGGCGCGCAGTCTGGGAGCCGACATTGCCACCGCTGCCCTAGTAATCACGCTGACCGGTATCGGTTCGCTGGTCACCAACGTCCCCGCCACGTTGATAGCTACCCGGTTCGGCGAACGGTGGTCGCTGGTGGGTGCATCACTCTGGTGTTCGGCCGCGATGGTGCTGGGGCTGCTGGCCCCAAACCTCGCCGTGTTCGCGGCAGCCATTTTCATGGTCGGAATGGCCGGCGCAGTGTTTGGCCTGGCGCGCCAGAGCTACCTCACGGAAGTGGTTCACCTCCATTTCCGGGCCCGTGCCCTCTCCACCCTGGGCGGCGTGACACGGATCGGGGTGTTCCTTGGTCCGTTTGGGGCAGCCCTGGCGATGAGTTCTGCCGGTCTCGCTGGCGCCTACTGGGTGGGCGCCGGGGCGGCCCTCCTGGCCGCGATGCTGAGCAGCAGAGTCCCGGAACTGGCTGCACCCGGTCGGCTGGCAATGGCCGGGTCGACAGGGATCGAAGGGACGGCGGGCCAACCACAGCCCGCGCCGACCGTCCGGTCAATCCTGCGTTCTCATCGCCGGGTCTTCGCCACCGTGGGCATTGGTGTCCTGCTGATCGCTGCGATCCGGGCCACCCGGCAGGCAGTGCTCCCACTCTGGGCCCAGGACATTGGGCTCGACGTCACCACGACGGCCCTGATCTACGGACTGTCGGGGGGCATCGACATGCTGATCTTCTACCCCGCTGGGAAACTGATGGACGTCAAGGGACGCCGCTGGGTCGCCGTGCCCTGCATGTTGATCATGGGGGTCGCCCTGATCCTGCTCCCCTTCACGGCTGACGCCGTCGGGCTGCTGCTGGTAGCGCTGCTCATCGGGTTCGGCAACGGAATAGGGTCGGTCATTGTCATGACCCTCGGTGCCGATTTCTCCCCGAACCCCGGCCGCCCGCAGTTCCTGGGGATCTGGCGGCTGCTCAGCGACATCGGCACCATGACCGGTCCCGGGATCCTCGCGGGGGTGACCGTCGTCGCGACCCTGTCGGCGGGTATCTGGGCCACAGGCGGTCTCGGTGTGCTCGCTGCTGTGGTCCTCTGGTTCTGGATACCGCCGCACCGGCCGACAGCACTCGCGAGGAACGAACGGTGATGACCCCGCACAGCTGAACGGGGGACTCGGTGGCAGAACCTCTGAGGAGGCGGGCCGTGGTCCGGCTCAGGCTTGGCGTCGTCGTGCCTGGTGGCCGAACAGGCATCCGGCAGCGGCGCTGAGCGTGAATCCGACCCCCACAATCATCGACAGCCCCGACCAGAAGAAGAGGGGAATGCTCGCTGTCCCCGGGACCGGGGCAGGGCCAATCATCTGCACGTACAGGTAGAGAATCACGCCGAGGGCGAGGCCCGCCACCCCTGCCGCCCAGCAGAAGGTCAGCCACAGTTTCGACGCCGCCCAGTGCCCTCCGAACCCGTCCCAGACGTTCCAGTCGTTGCCGAACCGCATGGTCAGCAGTCCTCCCAGGAGGGTCCACGCGCCGACTACCAGGAAGGCGGCGACCACGTCCGCCGGGCGATGCCAGAGGTTGAGGAAGGTCGCTGCGCCCGCAGCCACCGCGTAGGTGCCTCCGGCCGCAGCAGCCAACGGCCGCCACCGCGGGGTGACCACGAGGAAGATGGCGGCGGCAGCTGACGCGGCGAGGGTGGTGTGCCCGGAGGGAAGCGAGTTGAAATCGAGGGTTGGCACGCCACGGTCCGGGCGGTCCAGCAGGAAATTCTTCAGGAGCTGGGTGGTCAGATTGGCTCCGGCGATTGTCCCCAGCGCGATCACCGCAGCCGGCCACCGGCCCCGGCGCAGGGTGACGAAGAGGATCACCCCGGCCGCAATCAGGACCGACAGTGCGGGCAAGCTGTCCAGGAACCGCAGGAAGGGTTGCTGCGAGTCGGGTGCGGCGAAACCCGCCTCCCGCCAGGCGGATTCATCGGCGAACTGCCCGGTACTGGTGCGGACAAATGCCCAGTAGGTCCAGCCCAGAGCCACGGCGCACAGGAGCGAACCCAGCAGGAATAAGGCTGGGTTGCGCGCGGCGGGGGGTCGCCGCGTGTACGGGTTCGTGGATTGCCTGGAGCTCACCCTGCAAGACTTCCACATGCGCGCCGCACTTCTGTAATCCAATTGTGATCTTGCGTGGATCCTGCCGCGAGGGGGAGCCGGGACAATGAGTCAATGACACGGCACCGCGCGCTCCGGCCGACGTCGTCAGCGACGACGACATTGTTGTTTGCCGCGACGGCTCTGGTCGCCGTGGTTCTGGCCGGATGCGGGGCAGTGGGAGTTCCGGGGTCGACCAGTCCAGGGTCGACCAGTCCGGATTCTCCCGTTGCGAACTCCCCGGGTACCTCCCTAGCGCCGACCTCTCCGTGGTCGGCCGTGCCTTCGGCGGGCGACGCGCGGGGTATCCCAGCCCCGGGTGAGGTGTTAGCGCAGGGCGCCGTCCTTCAGCAGGGTGAGGCTCCGCCACAACTGTGCCTCGGCGGCGTGGCCGAGTCCTACCCGCCGCAGTGTTCCGGACCGGAGCTCCTCGGCTGGGATTGGCTGGCGGTGGAGCAGTCCGAAACCGCTGCCGGGGTGACCTGGGGAACCTACGCGGTGCAGGGGACGTGGGACGGCGCCGCTTTTACCCGCACCGGCGACCCGATCCCGCTGTCCCTCTACGACCCCATTGCCGACATTGATCCCCGGCTGGATCCGGCCAACCCCGGGGGCGGTGAGGAGGCGGAGCTGGAGCAACTCCAGGCGGAGCTGTTTGAGGCCGAACCGCTGATGCTGACCTCCTCGGTGGTCAACGGCTACCTGTTCGTCACCGTGGCGTACGACGACGGAACTCTCCAGGAACGTTACAACCTCCAATACGGCCCGGACCTGATAGTGGTGCAGTCGGCCCTGCGGCCCGTCTCCTAACCCTGTCGCTCCCATCCGGCGGCCGCCGATCCGTCGCGTAATCTGAACGCGTGAGCACACTCGTCCCAGCCTCCGATCTCCGCTCTTCCGCCCGGGTGGTGTCGATTCCCATGCGGGTGAAGTTCCGCGGGGTCAGCCACCGCGAGGCCGTGCTGGTGCGGGGTCCTGT comes from the Arthrobacter sp. CAN_C5 genome and includes:
- a CDS encoding MFS transporter, translated to MPAESFNLKSIAVGAYGPSLLYGVATGAILPVIALSARSLGADIATAALVITLTGIGSLVTNVPATLIATRFGERWSLVGASLWCSAAMVLGLLAPNLAVFAAAIFMVGMAGAVFGLARQSYLTEVVHLHFRARALSTLGGVTRIGVFLGPFGAALAMSSAGLAGAYWVGAGAALLAAMLSSRVPELAAPGRLAMAGSTGIEGTAGQPQPAPTVRSILRSHRRVFATVGIGVLLIAAIRATRQAVLPLWAQDIGLDVTTTALIYGLSGGIDMLIFYPAGKLMDVKGRRWVAVPCMLIMGVALILLPFTADAVGLLLVALLIGFGNGIGSVIVMTLGADFSPNPGRPQFLGIWRLLSDIGTMTGPGILAGVTVVATLSAGIWATGGLGVLAAVVLWFWIPPHRPTALARNER
- a CDS encoding cupredoxin domain-containing protein codes for the protein MKIRQSITGIMLTAALVGLVGCGTAEDSGSTETEGPSAPPVATSTPAASSPAAAPAETTESAEAPAEAAEEVVITITDFEFEVSGPVAPGAEVTVINNDAVGHTVTSDEEGVFDTPVGPTETVTFTAPEDAGEYSFFCMPHPAMISTLVVEG
- a CDS encoding phosphatase PAP2 family protein — encoded protein: MSSRQSTNPYTRRPPAARNPALFLLGSLLCAVALGWTYWAFVRTSTGQFADESAWREAGFAAPDSQQPFLRFLDSLPALSVLIAAGVILFVTLRRGRWPAAVIALGTIAGANLTTQLLKNFLLDRPDRGVPTLDFNSLPSGHTTLAASAAAAIFLVVTPRWRPLAAAAGGTYAVAAGAATFLNLWHRPADVVAAFLVVGAWTLLGGLLTMRFGNDWNVWDGFGGHWAASKLWLTFCWAAGVAGLALGVILYLYVQMIGPAPVPGTASIPLFFWSGLSMIVGVGFTLSAAAGCLFGHQARRRQA